One Sphaeramia orbicularis chromosome 21, fSphaOr1.1, whole genome shotgun sequence DNA window includes the following coding sequences:
- the glb1l gene encoding beta-galactosidase-1-like protein isoform X2, which yields MAAGFLTFVALNFACLCVSGNLASGKRSFSIDYKNNCFLKDDQPFQYISGSIHYSRIPQYYWKDRLLKMYMTGLNAVQVYVPWNFHEGAQGVYNFTGDRDLEHFLNLANQTGLLVILRPGPYICAEWEMGGLPAWLLQKPNIILRSADTDYLQAVSNWFAVLLPKIKPWLYINGGNIISVQVENEYGSYYACDYNYMRHLQTLFRFFLGEDTVLFTTDGNTDKEMTCGTLEGLYATVDFGTDTNISEAFKRQRRFEPRGPLVNSEFYTGWLDHWGDQHARVTTEKVSKVLGEMLTMGANVNMYMFEGGTNFGYWNGADHDRRFRSVVTSYDYDAPLSEAGDPTEKLLAIRDVIKQFRDIPAGPMPPATPKFAYGFVTLKKVGSVSALLSTLSPMGPVQSHYPLTFEEMKQYYGYMLYRTTLPRDLSEPTPLISPLNGVHDRAYVSVNGVYQGLLQRDTALVMNVTGHQGDTVDILVENMGRVNFGSKINDFQGLLSNLILGKDVLTDWKIYSLDIDGAITGGWPHSARKQSNPPMKKELSFGPNLYMGTFPPNGLSWDTFLKLNEWTKGQVWINGMNLGRYWPARGPQQTLYVPGPLLSSNQPNNITVLELEGAPAHLRVLFMDRPQLNATTDKS from the exons ATGGCTGCGGGCTTTTTGACGTTTGTTGCACTGAACTTTGCCTGTTTATGTGTCAGTGGAAACTTG GCCTCAGGAAAAAGATCCTTCTCTATAGACTACAAAAACAACTGTTTCCTCAAAGATGACCAGCCTTTCCAGTACATCTCAGGCAGTATTCACTACTCCAGAATCCCACAGTACTACTGGAAGGACCGGCTCCTGAAGATGTACATGACTGGGCTCAATGCTGTCCAAGT ATATGTGCCATGGAACTTCCATGAAGGAGCCCAGGGGGTGTACAACTTCACAGGAGACAGGGATTTGGAGCATTTCTTGAATCTGGCCAATCAGACGGGACTTCTGGTCATTCTGCGTCCAGGCCCTTACATCTGTGCAGAATGGGAAATG GGTGGGCTTCCAGCGTGGTTACTCCAAAAGCCAAACATCATACTTCGCTCAGCTGACACAG ATTATTTGCAGGCAGTCAGCAACTGGTTCGCTGTCCTCCTCCCAAAAATTAAGCCATGGCTCTACATCAACGGGGGGAACATCATCAGTGTCCAG GTTGAGAATGAATACGGAAGTTATTATGCTTGCGACTACAACTACATGCGTCACCTGCAAACCCTGTTCCGCTTCTTTCTGGGTGAGGATACGGTCTTGTTCACCACTGATGGGAACACAGATAAGGAGATGACATGTGGGACTCTGGAAGGATTATACGCCACTGTGGACTTTGGTACAG ACACCAACATTTCCGAAGCCTTCAAGCGGCAAAGACGGTTCGAACCTCGAGGCCCCCTG GTGAACTCAGAGTTCTACACCGGCTGGTTGGACCACTGGGGAGATCAGCATGCTAGGGTTACCACTGAGAAGGTTAGCAAAGTGCTAGGAGAAATGCTAACCATGGGGGCCAACGTCAACAT GTACATGTTTGAAGGCGGTACTAACTTCGGCTACTGGAATG GTGCTGATCATGACAGACGGTTCCGCTCAGTTGTGACCAGTTATGACTATGACGCCCCGCTGTCGGAGGCAGGAGACCCCACAGAGAAGCTGCTGGCTATCAGAGATGTCATTAAACAG TTTCGAGATATTCCCGCTGGACCCATGCCTCCTGCCACTCCAAAGTTTGCCTACGGCTTTGTGACTCTTAAAAAG GTTGGAAGCGTCAGTGCTCTCTTGAGCACCCTGTCGCCCATGGGACCTGTCCAGTCCCACTATCCTCTGACATTCGAAGAGATGAAACAG TACTATGGATACATGCTGTACCGGACCACGTTGCCCAGGGACCTCTCAGAGCCCACGCCACTTATCTCTCCACTGAATGGGGTTCATGACCGTGCATATGTGTCCGTCAATGGG GTTTATCAAGGTCTGTTGCAGAGAGACACAGCGCTGGTGATGAACGTCACTGGACACCAGGGGGACACAGTGGACATCCTTGTTGAGAATATGGGCAGGGTTAACTTTGGGAGCAAGATCAACGA TTTCCAGGGCCTGTTGAGTAACCTGATCTTGGGTAAAGATGTACTGACTGATTGGAAGATTTACTCATTGGACATTGATGGCGCTATCACAGGGGggtggccacattcagcccgtaAACAGTCCAACCCCCCCATGAAGAAAGAACTTTCATTTGGGCCAAACTTGTACATGGGGACATTTCCACCAAATGGCCTGTCGTGGGACACTTTTCTCAAGCTCAATGAATGGACAAAG gGTCAGGTCTGGATTAATGGTATGAACCTGGGTCGATACTGGCCAGCCAGGGGTCCTCAGCAGACCCTTTATGTCCCCGGACCCCTGCTCAGCTCCAACCAGCCCAACAACATCACGGTGCTGGAACTGGAGGGGGCTCCGGCACACCTGCGGGTCCTGTTCATGGACCGGCCTCAGCTCAATGCCACTACTGACAAGTCTTGA
- the glb1l gene encoding beta-galactosidase-1-like protein isoform X1, which produces MAAGFLTFVALNFACLCVSGNLASGKRSFSIDYKNNCFLKDDQPFQYISGSIHYSRIPQYYWKDRLLKMYMTGLNAVQVYVPWNFHEGAQGVYNFTGDRDLEHFLNLANQTGLLVILRPGPYICAEWEMGGLPAWLLQKPNIILRSADTDYLQAVSNWFAVLLPKIKPWLYINGGNIISVQVENEYGSYYACDYNYMRHLQTLFRFFLGEDTVLFTTDGNTDKEMTCGTLEGLYATVDFGTDTNISEAFKRQRRFEPRGPLVNSEFYTGWLDHWGDQHARVTTEKVSKVLGEMLTMGANVNMYMFEGGTNFGYWNGADHDRRFRSVVTSYDYDAPLSEAGDPTEKLLAIRDVIKQFRDIPAGPMPPATPKFAYGFVTLKKVGSVSALLSTLSPMGPVQSHYPLTFEEMKQYYGYMLYRTTLPRDLSEPTPLISPLNGVHDRAYVSVNGVYQGLLQRDTALVMNVTGHQGDTVDILVENMGRVNFGSKINDYKGLLSNLILGKDVLTDWKIYSLDIDGAITGGWPHSARKQSNPPMKKELSFGPNLYMGTFPPNGLSWDTFLKLNEWTKGQVWINGMNLGRYWPARGPQQTLYVPGPLLSSNQPNNITVLELEGAPAHLRVLFMDRPQLNATTDKS; this is translated from the exons ATGGCTGCGGGCTTTTTGACGTTTGTTGCACTGAACTTTGCCTGTTTATGTGTCAGTGGAAACTTG GCCTCAGGAAAAAGATCCTTCTCTATAGACTACAAAAACAACTGTTTCCTCAAAGATGACCAGCCTTTCCAGTACATCTCAGGCAGTATTCACTACTCCAGAATCCCACAGTACTACTGGAAGGACCGGCTCCTGAAGATGTACATGACTGGGCTCAATGCTGTCCAAGT ATATGTGCCATGGAACTTCCATGAAGGAGCCCAGGGGGTGTACAACTTCACAGGAGACAGGGATTTGGAGCATTTCTTGAATCTGGCCAATCAGACGGGACTTCTGGTCATTCTGCGTCCAGGCCCTTACATCTGTGCAGAATGGGAAATG GGTGGGCTTCCAGCGTGGTTACTCCAAAAGCCAAACATCATACTTCGCTCAGCTGACACAG ATTATTTGCAGGCAGTCAGCAACTGGTTCGCTGTCCTCCTCCCAAAAATTAAGCCATGGCTCTACATCAACGGGGGGAACATCATCAGTGTCCAG GTTGAGAATGAATACGGAAGTTATTATGCTTGCGACTACAACTACATGCGTCACCTGCAAACCCTGTTCCGCTTCTTTCTGGGTGAGGATACGGTCTTGTTCACCACTGATGGGAACACAGATAAGGAGATGACATGTGGGACTCTGGAAGGATTATACGCCACTGTGGACTTTGGTACAG ACACCAACATTTCCGAAGCCTTCAAGCGGCAAAGACGGTTCGAACCTCGAGGCCCCCTG GTGAACTCAGAGTTCTACACCGGCTGGTTGGACCACTGGGGAGATCAGCATGCTAGGGTTACCACTGAGAAGGTTAGCAAAGTGCTAGGAGAAATGCTAACCATGGGGGCCAACGTCAACAT GTACATGTTTGAAGGCGGTACTAACTTCGGCTACTGGAATG GTGCTGATCATGACAGACGGTTCCGCTCAGTTGTGACCAGTTATGACTATGACGCCCCGCTGTCGGAGGCAGGAGACCCCACAGAGAAGCTGCTGGCTATCAGAGATGTCATTAAACAG TTTCGAGATATTCCCGCTGGACCCATGCCTCCTGCCACTCCAAAGTTTGCCTACGGCTTTGTGACTCTTAAAAAG GTTGGAAGCGTCAGTGCTCTCTTGAGCACCCTGTCGCCCATGGGACCTGTCCAGTCCCACTATCCTCTGACATTCGAAGAGATGAAACAG TACTATGGATACATGCTGTACCGGACCACGTTGCCCAGGGACCTCTCAGAGCCCACGCCACTTATCTCTCCACTGAATGGGGTTCATGACCGTGCATATGTGTCCGTCAATGGG GTTTATCAAGGTCTGTTGCAGAGAGACACAGCGCTGGTGATGAACGTCACTGGACACCAGGGGGACACAGTGGACATCCTTGTTGAGAATATGGGCAGGGTTAACTTTGGGAGCAAGATCAACGACTATAAG GGCCTGTTGAGTAACCTGATCTTGGGTAAAGATGTACTGACTGATTGGAAGATTTACTCATTGGACATTGATGGCGCTATCACAGGGGggtggccacattcagcccgtaAACAGTCCAACCCCCCCATGAAGAAAGAACTTTCATTTGGGCCAAACTTGTACATGGGGACATTTCCACCAAATGGCCTGTCGTGGGACACTTTTCTCAAGCTCAATGAATGGACAAAG gGTCAGGTCTGGATTAATGGTATGAACCTGGGTCGATACTGGCCAGCCAGGGGTCCTCAGCAGACCCTTTATGTCCCCGGACCCCTGCTCAGCTCCAACCAGCCCAACAACATCACGGTGCTGGAACTGGAGGGGGCTCCGGCACACCTGCGGGTCCTGTTCATGGACCGGCCTCAGCTCAATGCCACTACTGACAAGTCTTGA